The Mycobacterium riyadhense sequence CATGATGCCTTTGCCCTTGACGTTGATGTGGCCGCGCTCATGCAGCACGAAGTCGTCCTTCAGACGCTCGTACACATCGTCCGGCACTTGGATCTGCCCTACCGAATCGGTGGATTCCATTCGCGACGCGACGTTGACCGCGTCGCCCCACACGTCATAGAAGAACCGCCGAGAACCCACGACACCGGCGACCACGGGCCCCGTGGCCAAGCCCACTCGCAGTGGGACCGAGCGGTCGTGCGGATCCTCCATCTCGGCGGCAACGGCGGCCATGTCGAGCGCACAGTCCGCCAGCGCGTGCACATGATCTGGTCGTGGCCGCGGAACCCCGCTGACCACCATGTAGGAATCGCCACTGACTTTGATTTTTTCCAGCTCATGCTTGTCCACCAGCGCGTCGAAAGCGCTGTAGAGGCGATTCAGGAAGCGCACCAGGTCAGCCGGTGCGGTGCTACTGGCACGCTCGGTGAAGCCGACAATGTCGGCGAATAGCACCGAGGCCTCGTCGTATCTGTCTGCGATGATGGTGCGCTCGGGCTCCTTGAGCCGGTCTGCGATGCTCGCCGGCAATATGTTCGCGAGCAGTGCCTCTGAGCGCTCGTATTGCGCTTCCATAGCCGACTCGGCGCGGGCGGTGTCACGCAGCGCAAACCACACGGTCACAACCACCACCACGCAGGCGGACACAGTGGTGATGACGAAGCCCATCGACTGAGCCCATACCGGCCGCAGCCCGGTGCTGCGTGGAATCAGGAACTCGGACGCGATGATCAGGCCCGCGGCGATGGCCGCCAGGCCGCTGGCCAATACAATGTGTTCAATGCCGAGCAACAGCACCACCAGGCAGGCCCCTACCAGAAAGAAGAGCTGAGCGCCTGAAGCTGTCCCCAAGGCCCAGCAGCTGGCGAAGATCGCGACATAGGCGGCGCCGATGAACGTCATTGCCGCTGCCAATTCTCCGAAGCGGTGCAGCATCGGGACGGCGGCGAAGACCAGCGCGGCCGCGGCGTCGATCGAGATGACCTGCCAGAACCACTCGTCGATAAACAATTGTGCGGCCACAAAGCTCACACTGACCGTCGCGGCCATCCATGCGGCAATATTGAGCACCCGAGTGCGGCGTGCCGCACTGGCTGCGTAGTGCTGAATGGGAGCGCGGATTTGAGCCCGCGCCGCCGCCACGCAGTCGGGGCGTTGTGTCGGGCCGTCCGCCGTTATCGGTGGGGCTTTGCTTTTCTTGGCCGCCACGAATCACAGCCTAACCGTTGAGCTCGGTGTTTACCGAGCGCTGCGACGATTTTCTGGCGGCTTTTGCTGGTGCCCTCGGTGAGATTCGAACTCACACTGTACGGGTTTTGAATCCGTTTCCTCTGCCAGTTGGGATACGAGGGCTTATCGCTAGTCGTGGTCCGAGTTTCTACCTTAGAGGAGCCCGATCCCGACTCACCGCCCCCCAAGGTTCCCAGTTGGAGACGCCCACGACACAATGTCCGTCATGACGGGTACCACCAGCGACACCGATGCCGCTAAGCCGCGCCGGGTTCTCATCGCTGAAGACGAAGCGCTCATCCGGATGGACCTCGCCGAAATGTTGCGAGAGGAGGGGTACGAGATCGTCGGGGAAGCCGGCGATGGCCAGGAAGCCGTGGAACTGGCCGAGCGTCATAAGCCCGATCTTGTGATCATGGATGTCAAGATGCCGCGTCGCGACGGGATTGACGCTGCGTCGGAGATCGCCAGTAAACGCATCGCGCCGATCGTCGTGCTGACCGCCTTCAGTCAGCGTGATCTGGTTGAACGCGCTCGTGATGCGGGGGCGATGGCCTACCTGGTCAAACCCTTCACCATCAGCGATCTCATCCCGGCGATTGAATTGGCGGTTAGCCGGTTCAGCGAGATCGCCGCGCTGGAACACGAAGTGGCGACCCTATCGGATCGGCTGGAAACCCGCAAACTCGTCGAACGCGCCAAGGGTCTGCTGCAGGTCAAGCAGGGGATGACAGAGCCCGAGGCGTTCAAGTGGATTCAGCGTGCCGCGATGGACCGGCGCACCACGATGAAACGGGTGGCTGAGGTGGTCCTGGAAACCCTCGACACGCCTAAGGACGCCGCCGAGTAGCTCGCGCGAGCAGACGCATAAGCCCCCGAAAACGGCCGTTTTCGGGGGCTTATGCGTCTGCTCGGCCGCCTTAACGCGCCACGAGCACCGACGAGCCGTGGCCGAACAGGCCCTGATTGGCGGTGACGCCGACGCGCGCGTTCTCCACCTGCCGGCCGGTGGCCTGACCGCGCAGTTGCCAGGTCAGCTCGCAAACCTGAGCGATCGCCTGGGCGGGGATGGCCTCGCCGAAGCACGCCAGCCCACCTGAGGGGTTGACCGGTACCTTGCCGCCGATCGTGGTCGCGCCGCTGCGCAGCAGCGCCTCCGCCTCGCCCTTGGCGCACAGCCCCAAGTGTTCGTACCAGTCGAGTTCCAGCGCCGTGGACAGGTCATACACCTCGGCGAGGCTCAGGTCTTGCGGCCCAATGCCGGCCTCCGCGTAAGCCGCATCGAGAATCTGATCCTTGAACACCCGATCCGGTGCCGGCACCGCCGCGGTGGAATCCGTTGCGATATCCGGCAATTCGGGCAAATGCTGCGGGTATCGCGGAGTAACGATGCTGATCGCCCGCACCGACGGCACGCCCGCCGCCGAGCCAAGGTGCTTCTCGGTGAAGGACTTGCTCGCCACGATTAAGGCGGCCGCACCGTCAGAGGTGGCGCAGATGTCAAGCAGCCGAAGCGGATCCGAGACCACCGGGCTCGCCAGCACGTCCTCGATCGAGCTCTCCTTGCGGTAGCGGGCATTCGGGTTGTTGAGGCCGTGCTTGGAGTTCTTGACCTTTACTTGAGCGAAATCCTCGAGCGTGGCCCCATACAGGTCCATTCGGCGCCGCGCCAGCAGCGCGAAATACACCGTGTTCGTCGCGCCGATCAGATGAAAGCGTTGCCAGTCAGGGTCGTTCTTCCGCTCTCCGCCGACTGGGGCGAAGAAGCCCTTCGGGGTGGTGTCGGCGCCAATGACCAGGGCCACGTCGCAAAAGCCGGCCAGAATCTGGGCCCGAGCACTCTGCAGCGCTTGGGAACCGCTGGCACACGCGGCGTAGCTCGAGCTAACCGGCACACCGTTCCAGCCGAGTTTCTGCGCGAACGTGGCGCCGGCGACGAAGCCCGGATAGCCGTTGCGGATGGTATCCGCGCCGGCCACCAACTGGACCTGCCGCCAGTCCAAGCCGGCGTCGCGTAGCGCGGCGCGGGCGGCGACCACGCCATACTCGGTGAAGTCGCGACCCCACTTACCCCACGGGTGCATCCCGGCGCCAAGGATGTAAACGGGTTCGGGCGTGCTCATGCTGAGATCCGCCACGCGTACACGATGCGCTCGATGCCCTCGTCGTCGGTGAGCAGCGGCATCGTCGTCAGCTCCATCTCCATGCCGACCTTCAAGTCGGCCGCCAGCGTGCCATCGACGACTTTGCCCAGCACGATCAGCCCCTCGTCGGCCAACTCCACCGCCGCGACGGCGAACGGCTCAAACGGGTCGGGCGCTGGGTACGGGGGCGGCGGGGCGTACCGGTTTTCGGTGTAACTCCAGAGCTTGCCGCGGCGCGACAGCGCGACGGACTCTAGTGTGTCGCCGTCGCAGGCCGGATTAGGGCAGTTGTTCTCGCGGGGCGGAAAGACGTAAGTGCCACACTGGGGACACTTGCTGCCGATCAGGTGCGGATTGCCGGTGTCGTCGGTGGCGAACCATCCGTCGATCGCCGGTTCTTGGCTGGTGAGCTGGGGCACCTGGCCAGCGTACCCAGCGCAAGCTCAGAACTGAAACGTGTTCCAGTTCTGGCCGCGCACGCTGCGTCAGACCGGGTGCCTAAAGTGTGAGCTGTGAGCGCTCCGCCTATTGAGGCCACCGAGGCCGCGCCCAAGCCGACGCTGATGTTGCTAGATGGCAATTCGCTGGCGTTTCGCGCGTTCTACGCGCTACCCGCGGAGAACTTCAAGACCCGGGGCGGGCTGACCACCAATGCGGTCTACGGGTTCACCGCCATGCTGATCAACCTGCTGCGCGACGAGGGCCCGACGCACATCGCGGCTGCGTTCGACGTGTCGCGGCAGACGTTCCGTTCCGAGCGCTATCCCGAGTACAAGGCCAACCGGTCGTCGACCCCCGACGAGTTTCACGGCCAAATCGACATCACCAAGGAAGTCCTTGGCGCACTGGGCATCACGGTGCTTTCCGAGCCGGGATTCGAAGCCGACGACCTCATCGCGACATTGGCCACGCAGGCCCGCGATGATGGCTATCGCGTGCTGGTGGTCACCGGCGACCGCGACTCGCTGCAGCTGGTCAGCGACGACGTGACCGTGCTCTACCCGCGAAAAGGCGTCAGTGAACTCACCCGTTTCACACCCGCGGCCGTCGTCGAGAAATACGGGCTGACCCCCGAGCAATACCCGGACTTTGCTGCGCTGCGCGGCGACCCGAGCGACAACTTGCCGGGCATTCCCGGGGTGGGGGAGAAGACGGCGGCGAAGTGGATCGTCGAGTACGGCTCGCTGCAATCGCTGGTCGACAACGTCGATTCGGTGCGCGGCAAGGTCGGCGATGCGTTGCGCGCGCACCTGGCCAGTGTGGTGCGCAACCGGGAGCTCACCGAACTGGTCCGCGATGTGCCGTTGGCGCAGACCCCGGACACATTGCGGCTGCAACCCTGGGATCGCGACCAGATCCACCGGCTTTTCGACGACCTGGAGTTCCGGGTGTTGCGCGACCGGCTGTTCGACACGTTGGCCGCCGTTGAGCCCGAGGTCGACGAGGGGTTCGACGTGCGCGGCGGCGCCCTGCAGCCCGGGACGGTAGGGCAGTGGTTGGCCGAGCACGCCGGCGACGGGCGCCGGTCGGGCCTGACCGTTGTCGGTACCCACCTGCCGCACGGCGGGGACGCCACCGCACTGGCGATCGCCGCCGCCGACGGGGAGGGCGCCTACGTCGACACCGCCACGTTGACTCCTGGCGACGACGCCGCCCTGGCGGCCTGGCTGTCCGATCCCGCCAAGCCCAAAGCCCTGCACGAGGCCAAGCTGGCCATCCACGATCTGGCCGGCCGCGGTTGGACGCTGAACGGCGTCACCTCCGACACAGCGCTGGCGGCCTACCTGGTGCGGCCGGGGCAGCGCAGTTTCACCCTCGACGACCTCTCGCTGCGCTACCTGCGTCGCGAGCTGCGCGCGGAAACGCCTGAGCAGCAACAGCTTTCGCTTCTCGATGACTTGGACGCGTCGGGCGGGGTGGACGAGCAGGCCGTGCAGACGACGATCCTGCGGGCCAGGGCCGTGATCGACCTCGCCGACGCATTGGACGCCGAGCTGGCCCGCATCGACTCCACCGCGCTGCTGGGTGAGATGGAGCTGCCGGTCCAGCACGTGCTGGCCAACATGGAGCGCGCCGGTATCGCCGTCGACATGGAAATGCTGACCGAGCTGCAAAGCCAGTTCGGCAACCAGATCCGCGACGCCGCCGAGGCCGCATACGCCGTGATCGGCAAACAAATCAATTTGGGCTCGCCCAAGCAGCTGCAGGTCGTGTTGTTCGACGAACTGGGCATGCCGAAGACCAAGCGGACCAAGACCGGCTACACCACCGACGCGGACGCCCTGCAGTCGCTGTTCGACAAGACCGGGCACCCGTTTCTGCAGCACCTGCTCACCCATCGCGACGTCACCCGGCTCAAGGTCACCGTCGACGGCTTGCTGAACTCGGTGGCCGCCGACGGCCGGATCCACACCACGTTCAACCAGACGATCGCAGCGACTGGCCGGCTCTCGTCGACCGAACCCAACTTGCAGAACATCCCGATCCGCACCGACGCCGGCAGGCAAATCCGGGACGCATTCGTCGTGGGGTCCGGTGATTACGCCGAGCTGATGACCGCCGACTACAGCCAGATCGAGATGCGCATCATGGCGCATCTGTCGGCCGATGATGGCCTCATCGAAGCGTTCAACACCGGAGAGGACCTGCACTCGTTCGTCGCGTCCCGGGCGTTCGGCGTGCCGATCGAGGAGGTCACCGCGGAGTTGCGCCGCCGGGTCAAGGCGATGTCGTACGGGCTGGCATACGGCTTGAGCGCCTACGGCCTGGCCGCCCAGCTGAAGATCTCCACCGAAGAGGCGAAGATCCAGATGGACCAATACTTCGCCCGATTCGGCGGGGTGCGCGACTACCTGATGGACGTCGTCGAGCAGGCCCGCAAGGACGGCTACACCTCGACCGTGCTGGGCCGCCGGCGCTATCTTCCCGAGCTGGACAGCAGCAATCGCCAGGTGCGGGAGGCCGCCGAGCGCGCTGCACTCAACGCGCCGATCCAGGGCAGCGCGGCCGACATCATCAAGGTGGCGATGATCGAGGTCGACAAGGCGCTGCGGGAGGCCGGGCTGGCGTCGCGCATGCTGCTGCAGGTCCACGACGAGCTGCTGTTTGAGATCGCCCCCGGAGAACGGGAACGGGTGGAGGCGCTGGTGCGCGACAAAATGGGCGGCGCCTACCCACTCGACGTCCCGCTGGAAGTCTCGGTGGGCTACGGACGCAGCTGGGACAGTGCGGCGCACTGACGGGGTGTCGCCCCGGTGTGGCGTGGCGTGGCTCGCGAGCGTAACGCTGCGGCGAAAAATCGGCGCAGAATTCGCCGCTGCGTTACGCTCGTGACGCTCGTGGCAGATGGTGCGGTTTGTCCAGCTTGTGCCCTGTCGAGTAGCCTCAACAGGTAAACCCCAATTTGTCCCTACGATGAACCCTGTCCGGAGCAACCCAACAATATGCCGAGTCCCACCGTCACCTCGCCGCAAGTAGCCGTCAACGACATAGGCTCCAGCGAGGACTTTCTCGCCGCAATAGACAAAACGATCAAGTACTTCAACGATGGCGACATCGTCGAAGGCACCATCGTCAAAGTGGACCGGGACGAGGTGCTCCTCGACATCGGCTACAAAACCGAAGGGGTCATCCCCGCCCGCGAGCTCTCCATCAAACACGATGTTGACCCCAACGAGGTCGTTTCGGTGGGCGATGAGGTCGAGGCCCTGGTGCTCACCAAGGAGGACAAAGAGGGCCGGCTGATCCTTTCCAAGAAGCGTGCGCAGTATGAGCGCGCGTGGGGCACCATCGAGGCGCTCAAGGAGAAGGACGAGGCCGTCAAGGGCACCGTCATCGAGGTGGTCAAGGGTGGCCTGATCCTCGACATCGGCTTGCGCGGCTTCCTGCCCGCCTCGCTGGTGGAGATGCGACGGGTGCGCGATCTGCAGCCGTACATCGGCAAGGAGATCGAGGCCAAGATCATCGAGCTGGACAAGAACCGCAACAACGTGGTGCTGAGCCGCCGCGCCTGGCTGGAGCAGACCCAGTCCGAGGTGCGCAGCGAGTTCCTCAACCAGCTGCAGAAGGGCACCATCCGCAAGGGTGTGGTCTCCTCGATCGTCAACTTCGGCGCGTTCGTCGATCTGGGCGGTGTTGACGGTCTGGTGCACGTGTCCGAGTTGTCCTGGAAGCACATCGACCACCCGTCCGAGGTGGTCCAGGTGGGCGACGAAGTCACCGTCGAGGTGCTCGACGTCGACATGGACCGCGAGCGGGTTTCGTTGTCGCTCAAGGCAACTCAGGAAGACCCCTGGCGGCACTTCGCCCGCACGCACGCCATCGGCCAGATCGTGCCGGGCAAGGTCACCAAACTGGTTCCGTTCGGTGCGTTCGTGCGCGTCGAGGAAGGCATCGAAGGCTTGGTGCACATCTCCGAGCTGGCCGAGCGCCACGTCGAGGTGCCCGACCAGGTGGTCGCCGTGGGCGACGACGCGATGGTCAAGGTCATCGACATCGACCTGGAGCGGCGCCGGATTTCGTTGTCGCTCAAGCAGGCCAACGAGGACTACACCGAGGAATTCGACCCGGCGAAGTACGGCATGGCCGACAGCTACGACGAGCAGGGCAATTACATCTTCCCGGAGGGCTTCGACCCTGAAACCAACGAGTGGCTCGAAGGATTCGACGCCCAGCGCGCCGAATGGGAAGCCCGCTACGCCGAGGCCGAACGCCGGCACAAGATGCACACCACGCAGATGGAGAAGTTTGCCGCGGCCGAGGCGGCCGGCCGCGCCGCCGGCGACCAAGCGCCGTCCAGCAGCGGGTCCTCGGAGAAGTCCGCGGGTGGATCGCTGGCCAGCGACGCCCAATTGGCCGCCTTGCGGGAAAAGCTCGCCGGCAACGCTTAACCTGTCAGCTGATCGCAATCGGGTAATGCTGCGCATCGGGTTGACCGGTGGCATCGGTGCCGGGAAATCTGCGCTGTCCACGGCCTTCTCGCGGTGCGGGGCCATCATCGTCGACGGGGATGTCCTGGCACGGGAGGTAGTCGAACCGGGCACCGAAGGGCTGGCTTCGCTGGTCGAAGCCTTTGGCCCTGACATCCTGCAACCAGACGGCTCCCTCGACCGGCCAGCGTTGGCTGCCAAAGCATTTCGGGACGACGAGACGCGTGGAAAACTCAACGGGATCGTTCACCCCCTGGTCGCCAAGCGCCGCGCGGAGATCCTTGCGGCGGTGACTGGGGATGCCGTTGTGGTGGAAGACATTCCGCTGCTGGTCGAATCCGGGATGGCGCCACTGTTCCCGTTGGTTGTCATCGTGCATGCCGACGTGGAACTGCGGGTGCGACGGTTGGTCGAGCAACGCGGCATGTCTGAAGACGACGCCCGCGCCAGGATCGCCGCCCAAGCCGACGACGAGCAACGCCGTGCCGTCGCCGATATCTGGCTCG is a genomic window containing:
- a CDS encoding adenylate/guanylate cyclase domain-containing protein, which codes for MAAKKSKAPPITADGPTQRPDCVAAARAQIRAPIQHYAASAARRTRVLNIAAWMAATVSVSFVAAQLFIDEWFWQVISIDAAAALVFAAVPMLHRFGELAAAMTFIGAAYVAIFASCWALGTASGAQLFFLVGACLVVLLLGIEHIVLASGLAAIAAGLIIASEFLIPRSTGLRPVWAQSMGFVITTVSACVVVVVTVWFALRDTARAESAMEAQYERSEALLANILPASIADRLKEPERTIIADRYDEASVLFADIVGFTERASSTAPADLVRFLNRLYSAFDALVDKHELEKIKVSGDSYMVVSGVPRPRPDHVHALADCALDMAAVAAEMEDPHDRSVPLRVGLATGPVVAGVVGSRRFFYDVWGDAVNVASRMESTDSVGQIQVPDDVYERLKDDFVLHERGHINVKGKGIMRTWYLIGRKAVEVPGDVPTGEPRTAHV
- a CDS encoding ANTAR domain-containing response regulator is translated as MTGTTSDTDAAKPRRVLIAEDEALIRMDLAEMLREEGYEIVGEAGDGQEAVELAERHKPDLVIMDVKMPRRDGIDAASEIASKRIAPIVVLTAFSQRDLVERARDAGAMAYLVKPFTISDLIPAIELAVSRFSEIAALEHEVATLSDRLETRKLVERAKGLLQVKQGMTEPEAFKWIQRAAMDRRTTMKRVAEVVLETLDTPKDAAE
- a CDS encoding lipid-transfer protein, encoding MSTPEPVYILGAGMHPWGKWGRDFTEYGVVAARAALRDAGLDWRQVQLVAGADTIRNGYPGFVAGATFAQKLGWNGVPVSSSYAACASGSQALQSARAQILAGFCDVALVIGADTTPKGFFAPVGGERKNDPDWQRFHLIGATNTVYFALLARRRMDLYGATLEDFAQVKVKNSKHGLNNPNARYRKESSIEDVLASPVVSDPLRLLDICATSDGAAALIVASKSFTEKHLGSAAGVPSVRAISIVTPRYPQHLPELPDIATDSTAAVPAPDRVFKDQILDAAYAEAGIGPQDLSLAEVYDLSTALELDWYEHLGLCAKGEAEALLRSGATTIGGKVPVNPSGGLACFGEAIPAQAIAQVCELTWQLRGQATGRQVENARVGVTANQGLFGHGSSVLVAR
- a CDS encoding Zn-ribbon domain-containing OB-fold protein is translated as MPQLTSQEPAIDGWFATDDTGNPHLIGSKCPQCGTYVFPPRENNCPNPACDGDTLESVALSRRGKLWSYTENRYAPPPPYPAPDPFEPFAVAAVELADEGLIVLGKVVDGTLAADLKVGMEMELTTMPLLTDDEGIERIVYAWRISA
- the polA gene encoding DNA polymerase I, producing MLLDGNSLAFRAFYALPAENFKTRGGLTTNAVYGFTAMLINLLRDEGPTHIAAAFDVSRQTFRSERYPEYKANRSSTPDEFHGQIDITKEVLGALGITVLSEPGFEADDLIATLATQARDDGYRVLVVTGDRDSLQLVSDDVTVLYPRKGVSELTRFTPAAVVEKYGLTPEQYPDFAALRGDPSDNLPGIPGVGEKTAAKWIVEYGSLQSLVDNVDSVRGKVGDALRAHLASVVRNRELTELVRDVPLAQTPDTLRLQPWDRDQIHRLFDDLEFRVLRDRLFDTLAAVEPEVDEGFDVRGGALQPGTVGQWLAEHAGDGRRSGLTVVGTHLPHGGDATALAIAAADGEGAYVDTATLTPGDDAALAAWLSDPAKPKALHEAKLAIHDLAGRGWTLNGVTSDTALAAYLVRPGQRSFTLDDLSLRYLRRELRAETPEQQQLSLLDDLDASGGVDEQAVQTTILRARAVIDLADALDAELARIDSTALLGEMELPVQHVLANMERAGIAVDMEMLTELQSQFGNQIRDAAEAAYAVIGKQINLGSPKQLQVVLFDELGMPKTKRTKTGYTTDADALQSLFDKTGHPFLQHLLTHRDVTRLKVTVDGLLNSVAADGRIHTTFNQTIAATGRLSSTEPNLQNIPIRTDAGRQIRDAFVVGSGDYAELMTADYSQIEMRIMAHLSADDGLIEAFNTGEDLHSFVASRAFGVPIEEVTAELRRRVKAMSYGLAYGLSAYGLAAQLKISTEEAKIQMDQYFARFGGVRDYLMDVVEQARKDGYTSTVLGRRRYLPELDSSNRQVREAAERAALNAPIQGSAADIIKVAMIEVDKALREAGLASRMLLQVHDELLFEIAPGERERVEALVRDKMGGAYPLDVPLEVSVGYGRSWDSAAH
- the rpsA gene encoding 30S ribosomal protein S1, yielding MPSPTVTSPQVAVNDIGSSEDFLAAIDKTIKYFNDGDIVEGTIVKVDRDEVLLDIGYKTEGVIPARELSIKHDVDPNEVVSVGDEVEALVLTKEDKEGRLILSKKRAQYERAWGTIEALKEKDEAVKGTVIEVVKGGLILDIGLRGFLPASLVEMRRVRDLQPYIGKEIEAKIIELDKNRNNVVLSRRAWLEQTQSEVRSEFLNQLQKGTIRKGVVSSIVNFGAFVDLGGVDGLVHVSELSWKHIDHPSEVVQVGDEVTVEVLDVDMDRERVSLSLKATQEDPWRHFARTHAIGQIVPGKVTKLVPFGAFVRVEEGIEGLVHISELAERHVEVPDQVVAVGDDAMVKVIDIDLERRRISLSLKQANEDYTEEFDPAKYGMADSYDEQGNYIFPEGFDPETNEWLEGFDAQRAEWEARYAEAERRHKMHTTQMEKFAAAEAAGRAAGDQAPSSSGSSEKSAGGSLASDAQLAALREKLAGNA